A window of the Hordeum vulgare subsp. vulgare chromosome 5H, MorexV3_pseudomolecules_assembly, whole genome shotgun sequence genome harbors these coding sequences:
- the LOC123399099 gene encoding uncharacterized protein LOC123399099, giving the protein MSAAGPRVAGAARRPSSPRPPSAGAGGRERPQPTTRRGDEDPRVSGAANSKKRLPSAAVAARGALPSMLLRRSELLRRGGKNGSMQSLNVSCASEASDDSFCSRASTGRIGRPAGAAARRRAAAGSSAGPPSARKAASVAPDGAGAGAAAAVALGSMIGEAAAAPGPPRCPWVTRNTDPCYAAFHDQEWGVPVHDDKKLFEMLVLSGALAEMAWPVILSKRDAFREVFMDFDPLLVSKLNEKKFLGPCSPARSLLSEHRLRTIVENAHELLKIIEEFGSLDEYCWGFLNYKPMVGRYRSSREVPLRTPKAEALSQDLMRRGLRGVGPTVVYAFMQAVGMANDHLVTCYRLDECAADTEASDGGHGGALVKEQEMSKMCGMMIECVSLEASMAAAMISIS; this is encoded by the exons ATGTCCGCCGCGGGGCCCAGGGTCGCCGGTGCAGCCCGCAGGCCGTCGTCCCCGAGGCCGCCGTCGGCCGGCGCTGGGGGGAGGGAGAGGCCGCAGCCGACGACGCGGCGCGGCGACGAGGACCCGCGGGTGTCGGGCGCCGCCAACTCCAAGAAGCGGCTGCCGTCCGCGGCCGTGGCCGCCAGGGGCGCGCTCCCGTCCATGCTGCTGCGCCGGTCCGAGCTGCTTCGCCGCGGCGGGAAGAACGGGAGCATGCAGTCGCTCAACGTGTCGTGCGCCTCGGAGGCGTCCGACGACTCCTTCTGCAGCCGGGCGTCCACAGGCAGGATCGGCCGGCCGGCGGGGGCCGCCGCCCGGCGTAGGGCGGCCGCCGGGTCGTCGGCGGGGCCTCCTTCCGCCCGGAAGGCCGCCAGCGTTGCGCCGGACGGCGCAGGAGCCGGGGCCGCCGCTGCGGTGGCACTGGGTTCGATGATCGGCGAAGCTGCGGCGGCGCCGGGGCCGCCGAGGTGCCCGTGGGTGACCCGTAACACTG ATCCATGCTATGCTGCCTTTCATGACCAGGAGTGGGGAGTCCCGGTGCATGACGACAA gaaactaTTTGAGATGCTTGTTCTGTCCGGTGCACTAGCGGAGATGGCATGGCCCGTAATCCTCAGCAAGAGGGACGCCTTCAG GGAAGTGTTCATGGATTTCGACCCTCTGCTGGTGTCGAAGCTAAACGAGAAGAAGTTCCTGGGGCCATGCAGCCCGGCCAGGTCCCTCTTGTCGGAGCACCGGCTCCGAACCATCGTCGAAAACGCGCACGAGTTACTGAAG ATCATAGAGGAGTTCGGGTCGCTGGACGAGTACTGCTGGGGCTTCCTCAACTACAAGCCAATGGTCGGCAGGTACCGGTCGTCCCGGGAGGTGCCGCTGCGGACGCCGAAAGCCGAGGCGCTCAGCCAGGACCTGATGCGGCGGGGCCTCCGCGGCGTCGGGCCGACGGTGGTCTACGCCTTCATGCAGGCCGTCGGCATGGCCAACGACCACCTCGTCACCTGCTACCGCCTCGACGAGTGCGCCGCCGACACGGAGGCCTCcgacggcggccatggcggcgccCTGGTGAAGGAGCAGGAGATGAGCAAGATGTGCGGGATGATGATCGAGTGCGTCAGCCTGGAGGCCTCGATGGCCGCCGCCATGATCAGCATCTCGTAG
- the LOC123398108 gene encoding E3 ubiquitin-protein ligase RNF144A-like translates to MDMEAPAADPCFPIYISSEEDDGISFLGDSFDPEEMQIQEVILLSIDASRAPAAIPTSSSASSSASPSGPDVAGTSGKCTEESPRDRKGKRKLSEDDPSDSGKRPRRNRFKCAICMEKVQVSEQFIVSHCSHAFCNGCVGRYVATKIGENVESIGCPDPECTEGFLEIESCRDIIPQELFDRWSVTLCEQSLGNEKYYCPFKDCSALLIKDNNGTVKIRDTECPHCHRMFCARCRVPWHDGIKCKELRKLGDDEKGATDLMLKKLADKKKWQRCPRCKMYVSKIDGCLLMKCRCKQYFCYHCAAPMSKDLHYCTSCKR, encoded by the exons ATGGACATGGAGGCGCCCGCCGCCGACCCGTGCTTCCCCATCTACATCTCctccgaggaggacgacggcattTCGTTCCTCGGGGACTCGTTCGACCCCGAGGAGATGCAGATCCAGGAGGTCATCCTCCTCTCCATCGACGCCTCCCGCGCCCCAGCCGCCATcccgacctcctcctccgcctcctcctcggcGTCTCCCTCCGGGCCCGACGTCGCCGGCACCTCCGGGAAATGCACCGAAGAGTCCCCTCGCGACCGCAAGGGGAAGCGCAAGCTATCGGAAG ATGACCCGAGCGATTCGGGGAAACGGCCGAGGCGCAACCGCTTCAAGTGCGCCATCTGCATGGAGAAGGTTCAGGTTTCGGAGCAGTTTATCGTGAGCCACTGTTCGCATGCCTTCTGCAATGGCTGCGTCGGGCGGTATGTCGCCACCAAGATCGGCGAGAACGTGGAATCGATAGGTTGCCCTGACCCTGAATGCACAGAGGGCTTCCTTGAGATCGAATCATGCCGAGATATCATTCCCCAGGAGCTTTTCGATCGCTGGAGTGTTACTCTGTGCGAGCAGTCCCTAGGGAATGAGAAGTACTACTGCCCTTTCAAGGATTGCTCAGCGTTGCTGATCAAAGACAATAACGGGACGGTGAAAATCAGGGACACCGAGTGCCCACATTGCCATCGGATGTTCTGCGCGCGGTGCCGTGTGCCATGGCATGATGGAATCAAGTGTAAGGAGTTAAGGAAGCTTGGGGATGACGAGAAGGGGGCGACTGATCTGATGCTTAAGAAACTGGCTGACAAGAAGAAATGGCAGAGGTGCCCCAGATGCAAGATGTACGTCTCGAAGATCGATGGCTGCTTGCTCATGAAGTGCAG GTGTAAGCAGTACTTCTGTTACCATTGTGCTGCCCCAATGAGTAAAGATCTTCACTATTGTACGAGTTGCAAGCGCTAG